From a region of the Kwoniella mangroviensis CBS 8507 chromosome 1 map unlocalized Ctg01, whole genome shotgun sequence genome:
- a CDS encoding meiotic recombinase Dmc1 codes for MSDEEEALGGFESVDELQSHGINVQDISKLKAAGIVTILGVAQTTRRHLLKIKGLSEAKVEKLKETVAKMLPPPFLTGTEIADRRQNVIYITTGAKSVDAMLGGGIPTQSITEVFGEFRTGKTQLCHTLCVSTQLPEDQGGASGKVAYIDTEGTFRPDRVKAVADRYGVDAAMALDNVLCARAWSSEQQCDLLVDLAVRFVEDRTYKLLIVDSIMNLFRQDYSGRGELSERQQKLNQFLARLQKLAEEFNVAVILTNQVQADPGAAAMFAAASNAKPVGGHILAHASAVRINLRKGRGDERIAKLNDSPDMPEGEATYVLKSGGWEDPS; via the exons ATGTCTGACGAAGAA GAAGCTCTCGGTGgtttcgag TCTGTTGATGaacttcaatctcat GGTATCAACGTTCAAGATATCTCAAAACTCAAAGCAGCTGGGATCGTCACTATTCTCGGAGTCGCTCAAACTACCAGAAGACATTtgctcaagatcaag GGTCTTTCGGAG GCCAAAGTCGAGAAACTCAAA GAAACAGTGGCTAAGATGCTT CCACCACCCTTCCTCACCGGAACTGAAATCGCCGATCGACGACAAAATGTCATTTACATCACTACGGGTGCGAAATCGGTCGATGCGATGCTCGGAGGTGGTATCCCTACTCAAAGTATCACTGAGGTCTTTGGTGAATTCCGAACTGGTAAA ACTCAGCTCTGCCACACTCTCTGTGTCTCGACTCAACTTccagaagatcaaggtggtgCAAGTGGCAAAGTAGCGTATATCGATACTGA AGGTACTTTCCGACCCGACAGAGTCAAAGCTGTTGCCGATCGATATGGAGTTGACGCTGCTATGGCTCTCGATAATGTACTTTGTGCAAGGGCTTGGAGCTCTGAGCAGCAATGCGATTTGCTGGTCGACCTTGCCGTTAG ATTCGTCGAAGACAGGACGTACAAACTTCTCATCGTCGATAGTATCATGAATCTTTTCC GTCAAGATTATTCCGGAAGAGGTGAACTGTCAGAAAGACAGCAA AAACTCAATCAGTTTCTCGCTCGACTCCAAAAACTTGCTGAAGAATTCAATGTTGCTGTGATCCTTACCAATCAGGTTCAAGCTGATCCTGGT GCCGCTGCCAT GTTCGCTGCTGCGTCTAATGCAAAACCtgttggag GTCACATCCTTGCTCATGC ATCTGCGGTTCGAATCAACCTTAGAAAAGGTAGAGGTGATGAGCGAATCGCCAAGCTGAACGATTCTCCTGATATGCCCGAAGGTGAAGCCACCTATGTGCTCAAATCTGG TGGATGGGAAGATCCATCTTAG
- a CDS encoding aconitate hydratase, mitochondrial, with amino-acid sequence MVLSTSSRVSTLPKRVIRLSRGLATPSTLPIKDCTSITPPYPRLLKTLDQVRDVLPKGSKLTLAEKILYSHLRNPEESLGGNGGNGKIRGERYLKLRPDRVAMQDASAQMALLQFMTCRLPSCAVPASIHCDHLIQAQTGAESDLTRSIEANKEVFDFLESAAQKYGIEFWKPGSGIIHQIVLENYAAPGLLMLGTDSHTPNAGGLGMLAIGVGGADAVDALTDTPWELKAPLITGVKLTGQLQGWATPKDLILHLAGKLTVRGGTGRIIEYFGPGVPAQSCTGLATIANMGAEVGATTSTFPYSDNMRQYLHATGRGPVAQAADEAAKQGFLSADEGAEYDEVIEINLSELEPHLNGPFTPDLATPLSSFSNFLNTNKYPTTLSSALIGSCTNSSYEDMSRVASIAEQAKAAGLKSKVPFLVTPGSELIRATVEKDGLQDTLESVGATVLANACGPCIGQWKRDEHKGEDNAILTSFNRNFKARNDGNLKTMNFLASPEIVTAMAFSGDLNFNPTTDSISTPNGPFKFQPPSGDRLPPTGYSAGDLSYAPSPSPTPKPETEIAISPESTRLEILEPFGTNFASGKGELPQMTCLMRVKGKCTTDHISAAGAWLKYKGHLSNISENTLMTAVNDENNQINKAIDIDGSEDTIPKTMQKYKRRNEPWMLVVDDNYGEGSAREHAALQPRFYGGAMIVARSFARIHETNLKKQGILPLWFVDKSDYSKISSHDKVSTQGLANIMAGTSTSDIVVLRVEKPSGQVVEVKTRHTLSADQIEWLRFGSALNYIGAKAREAGSA; translated from the exons ATGGTCTTATCGACCTCTTCAAGGGTATCGACCCTCCCAAAACGAGTTATCCGCTTATCAAGGGGATTGGCAACTCCCTCGACACTGCCTATCAAAGATTGTACCTCGATAACACCACCTTATCCGAGATTGTTGAAGACATTGGATCAAGTGAGAGATGTGTTACCGAAAGGAAGTAAATTGACGTTGGCGGAGAAGATATTGTATTCGCATCTGAGGAATCCAGAGGAGAGTTTGGGGGGTAATGgggggaatgggaagattAGGGGGGAGAGGTATTTGAAGTTGAGGCCAGATAGGGTGGCTATGCAG GACGCATCCGCCCAAATGGCTTTACTCCAATTCATGACCTGTCGACTTCCCTCGTGTGCCGTCCCAGCTTCGATTCATTGCGACCACTTGATCCAAGCTCAGACAGGGGCCGAATCCGACTTGACTCGATCGATCGAAGCCAACAAGGAAGTATTCGATTTCTTGGAAAGTGCAGCGCAGAAATATGGTATAGAATTTTGGAAACCTGGTTCAGGTATCATCCACCAGATCGTGCTTGAAAACTACGCTGCTCCCggtttgttgatgttgggCACGGACTCGCATACACCCAATGCAGGTGGTTTGGGAATGTTGGCTATCGGTGTTGGTGGTGCGGATGCGGTCGATGCCTTGACGGACACTCCCTGGGAGTTGAAGGCACCATTGATTACTGGTGTAAAGTTGACCGGACAATTACAAGGTTGGGCTACACCCAAGGATCTGATCTTGCACTTGGCTGGAAAATTGACTGTCAGA GGAGGAACCGGTAGAATCATCGAGTATTTTGGACCTGGTGTACCCGCCCAATCATGTACAGGTCTTGCAACCATCGCCAATATGGGTGCTGAAGTAGGAGCTACCACGTCCACCTTCCCATACTCTGACAACATGCGACAATACTTGCATGCTACCGGTAGAGGACCTGTTGCTCAAGCAGCCGACGAAGCTGCCAAGCAGGGATTCTTGAGTGCTGACGAGGGAGCAGAATATGACGAGGTTATCGAGATT AACCTCTCTGAACTCGAACCACACTTGAACGGACCATTCACCCCCGATCTCGCTACCCctctatcatctttctccaacttcctcAACACCAACAAATACCCTACTACCctatcatcagcattgatcgGCTCATGTACCAACTCCTCATACGAAGACATGTCGAGAGTAGCCTCCATAGCGGAACAAGCTAAAGCTGCTGGATTGAAATCCAAAGTCCCCTTCTTAGTTACACCTGGATCCGAATTGATTAGAGCAACCgttgagaaagatggattacAGGATACGCTCGAGAGTGTCGGTGCGACTGTTTTAGCGAATGCTTGTGGACCATGTATCGGAcaatggaagagagatgaacacAAGGGTGAAGACAATGCGATTTTGACTTCCTTCAACAGAAACTTCAAAGCTAGAAATGATGGTAATTTGAAGACTATGAATTTCTTAGCTTCACCTGAAATTGTTACTGCT ATGGCCTTCTCTGGTGATCTGAATTTCAACCCTACAACAGATTCCATCTCCACTCCCAACGGTCCATTCAAATTCCAACCCCCCTCAGGAGACAGATTACCCCCTACAGGCTATTCAGCAGGTGATCTATCCTACGCACCTAGTCCTTCACCTACTCCCAAGCCCGAAACTGAAATCGCCATTTCACCCGAATCCACCCGTTTGGAAATACTCGAACCGTTCGGTACGAATTTCGCGAGTGGGAAAGGAGAGTTACCTCAGATGACATGTTTGATGAGGGTCAAAGGGAAATGTACGACCGATCACATTTCAGCTGCTGGAGCATGGTTGAAATATAAAGGTCATTTAAGTAATATATCGGAAAATACATTGATGACCGCTGTAAACGATGAGAACAACCAGATCAACAAAGCGATAGATATTGATGGTTCCGAAGATACGATTCCTAAGACTATGCAGAAGTataagagaaggaatgaacCTTGGATGTTGGTAGTGGATGATAATT ACGGTGAAGGATCAGCTAGAGAACACGCCGCGTTACAACCCCGTTTCTACGGAGGTGCAATGATCGTAGCTAGATCTTTCGCTCGTATTCACGAGACCAACTTGAAG AAACAAGGTATATTACCTTTATGGTTTGTTGATAAATCCGATTACTCCAAGATCTCCTCTCACGATAAGGTCTCTACACAAGGTTTAGCCAATATAATGGCTGGTACCTCCACATCAGATATCGTTGTATTGAGAGTTGAGAAACCCTCTGGACAGGTTGTGGAGGTCAAGACCAGACATACGTTAAGTGCGGATCAGATTGAATGGTTGAGATTTGGTAGTGCTTTGAATTACATTGGAGCGAAAGCTAGAGAGGCCGGTAGTGCTTAA